The Ipomoea triloba cultivar NCNSP0323 chromosome 4, ASM357664v1 DNA segment aaagggtcaaggagatggcCAAAGCATGAAATTAAAAGACCAAagatacccctattttggatggccatttgacgaaaattttaacggtgtaCTAAAAGttgcaaggactaaataagacggGCCAcattgtggcaaaaattaatgaagtggactaaaattggcaatgccccaataacactaggaccaaaaatggaaatgactctttatAGATCATGATATAAGGACTTTAGGTAACCTTTGATTTttaataatcatatttttcaaccgGTTTGTATTAGTAAAGTCTTAGACCAATTAAATCGGTTGAAAccagaaaaataacaaaagaaaaatatgaagagacaaaaatgcccatactaaaaataagaaatgtcatgaaaaggactaaaaatgttataaaaaaataagtctttgatgttaaatggcaaaaacgatagtttgggactaaatttagaattgccACTAAAGACAAAGGACCTctgatggaattaactctatatttaaccTGCAAAAAAAATGTGATCATAAATAGAAATCTTGCTAGTCTTCCCATTCCTTGAAGACTAATAAACCTATCTATAAATATCTAAGCctattttgataaaaatgttATCGAAtagtaattaaagaaaatatatattctgcaatgagtaagttaaaaaaaatattttgcaatgagaaagttaagaataataaatagtttacGAAATATTTCGTTATTAAAGTTTGTACATAAAAAACTGCCGTTACTGTATAtgttataaatatgtatattgtaaaatgaacctgtagtaaaattaaaatgatattttaatgttgttataataaacatattatgtgaataaaatcaaattgaaaaataGATACATGAAGCGTAATTAAAAAGATATTTCAGCATTACTATCATGAAACTAGTgtatagaaaatgaaactataaaaCAGAGTTCATGCAACGGTAAATCTCAATCGAGTCTTTCGCATATGGTCTTTCTAGTGCAATTTACCTCTTTAGTGGTTTTTGAATTATTACATACACAGAAATAGAGTTTACCTTGTGCATACCCTTGAATACTAGCCCGTCATCTAAAAAACCAAATTCCTAATAGTAAAACACTTATAATTTTaagcaaaataattaaataagatttaataatgttttaataGTGTTCAATTAAGCTTCCGGGGAAAATGACTGCATTAAGACGTGTCTAACACGAAGTGGCACTGATGATTACACCAATGTTTTGTAGTATGCTTAGGTAGGGGAAGGGAAAATACTACACTCTTTCTTACTGCCGTCAACTAAACGTTTTATAGACTTTGAGCAAATGACTTTAATTTGGAGGTTTTGTTGGCATTACAAGACTACACAAATTCGACGAGTCAAACACGGAGTGTTTGATTAATACATCTCtataaattatatcatcaacTAGGATCCATCTTGTATtgtaaaacaaattttattatattgtggactGTGATCCACATAGACGATGATCAAAACGACACTGTTTTAAGTTTTTctgttaataattaatagtagATGACAAATTCCGTTATGGTCCATGTAGCAACCTCTATCAttactcaattttattttatacacactagtttcattacaGCACCACTACGTAcaatataattctaattcaactacaatttcatttgacaatatacactaaaTATGTGAGACCTTCTTAGATCCGCAAGAACACCTTAACAAGCAAGCCGGGGGACAGTCCGATTCACAAAGGTCGGTTCCCCATCTGGAGCACGCGAGGAGTCTGACTGGCACCTTTGCTTGGCAAATTATATTTTCAGTGCActggaatattatttttgagtgCACTGGAAATATATTCCAATACtggaaataatatatattccaGTGCTTCCAAGCActagaaataaaaattagaatgaTATTGAAGCACATTAGTTTCATAGAAACATAAAACTaaggaaaatattgaaaattgtaAGAAAAACTCAAGTTAGAGATAATTGTGAGGCAATGAGCATTTGCGgcaaacattaaaactacataGTAGAGAACACgccataaaaaaaatcaaataaaaaatttaagagagataCCAACAAGAATATGAGCTGAATGGCAGAGCAAGCAGTAAGTGACTTGGATTTacttctttaataataataataataataataataataataataataataataataataatattattattattattattattattatttaaaaaacaaataaacgaTACTCGATTCGATTCAGTTTTTTACCGAACCATTCGATTCGCTTCAATTTTTTACCAAGTCGTTCGGTTTGCAGGAATCCATTACCATTGTTTGGTATATTATCAAACCAAACTAGTTTGATTCAATTCGATACGGTTCAGAAAAACCAAACTGAATAGCCCACCCTAACACTAACTAAGTGGTCACATTATTGCCTTATTAATTGCATTGCTGCTTGTATGGTTTTATAATTCTAAtgactaaaataaattttttacatatataaatttttacttgtattccctttttttttttgtttgttttcttttcacATTAACATTTCTTTATTACGTTATTGATTATGATCTACAGAATTTAACACTACACTGCACAAAGTCTTAAATGACTAAACTTTCCAAGTCAATGAAAAGACTTGATGCAACTATATGGTGATCTACATTCAGTTAaccatatatttttcttatttatgatatgacatttttaatttctattccTTTTTTGAACAAGTTAATTGCaagttttaaaagaaaatctttTTTAATATGAGGAAAATGGCAGATTCTGTACGGAGTTTCAAACCTAGATATATCATTGGACTATAAAGTCTTTTAACTCtattatatgaatataaaattagtgattattttttgaaatccTGAAAATCTTAGTTAAATTATGCTAAGATTACTGATTGTGTAtactttttttataaaaaaataaaaaataaattgattgtGTATGCTATTATGCTAAATATAAGAGAAGATGAAATAAAACAGtatagttataatatatatgtttaactCTTAAGGCAAAAAGTGTGATGATAAATAGAAATCTTGCTAGTCTTCCCATTCCGGCCTTGAAGACAAATAATAACCCTATCTATAAATATGTAGGCCTATTTTGATAAAATCATATACACTTTCTGCCTTCAACTTTCTTTGCTTGAAATCTAGGAAAATGGGTAGCCAACTTCTTTTGATACTTGTAATACAATGTCTCCtctttttaatttcctttgttTCCTTATCTACATCTGCATTGTGCCAAAATGATCAACAGCTTGCGCTACTCCATTTCAAACAATCCTTTACTATAGATCCAATAGATTATTGTGTCCGGAGTTCCATTTACCACAATTCCTATGAAGGTGTCCAGAATTCCTATCCAAAAACCATTTCTTGGAATAGTAGTATTGATTGCTGCTTGTGGGATGGAGTTACGTGTGATGAGTCCACGGGCCAAGTGGTTGAGCTTGATCTCAGTTGCAGCCAACTTCTCGGAACAATTGATTCCAATAGCACTCTCTTCCACCTCTCTCATCTACAAAAGTTAAACCTTGCAGGGAATCGATTCGATGGGTCATTCATTTCACATAAATTTGGGGACTTTTCTTATTTGACACATCTCAACCTTTCAAGCTCAAGATTGTCAGGTCAAATTCCTTCAAAAATCTTACATCTTCCCAACTTAATTTCTCTTGATCTAGGTGAATCTTTCTACTTATCTTCTCTTTTAGAAATTGGAAATCATGATTTCATGTTTCTCCTTCAAAATGCA contains these protein-coding regions:
- the LOC116015133 gene encoding receptor-like protein Cf-9, producing the protein MGSQLLLILVIQCLLFLISFVSLSTSALCQNDQQLALLHFKQSFTIDPIDYCVRSSIYHNSYEGVQNSYPKTISWNSSIDCCLWDGVTCDESTGQVVELDLSCSQLLGTIDSNSTLFHLSHLQKLNLAGNRFDGSFISHKFGDFSYLTHLNLSSSRLSGCIPKGNQFNTFEKSSYEGNDGLRGYPMTKDCGNGVSSQPPTLEVLHQEDNVSILYGFTWKVVLLGYGYGTIFGMVMGSLMLLTRKPFWIIRIVEEEGYKIMRKGNRKRSKTPRSGRRRT